The Rhodocytophaga rosea genome has a segment encoding these proteins:
- a CDS encoding GSCFA domain-containing protein: MLFRTELVVKPFPVQLSLDSRILSVGSCFAEVIGNQLKTNKFKVIINPFGTIFNPVSLTSLLETSLTSKKVTASRMIESLGIWYHYDLHSSISASGQDKLIGMIEEKMEQTAHFIAQADWIFITMGTAFVYQFQDSGEIVANCHKMPSRLFTKRLLEIHEITEAVHALYNQLIKLRPQVRLLLTVSPVRHIKDGILENQVSKSILRLACHQLTQQFDHIYYFPSYELMMDDLREYRFYKQDLIHPSGMAEEYIWDKFVHALVDIPTQAFIKEWQTIRQALAHQPFHPETATHQQFLRQTLAKLKALANKVDLQQEIALVEKRIYE, translated from the coding sequence ATGCTTTTCAGAACAGAACTTGTTGTAAAGCCTTTTCCGGTGCAATTATCGCTTGATTCCCGGATTTTATCGGTGGGCTCATGCTTTGCAGAAGTAATCGGTAACCAGCTGAAAACAAATAAGTTTAAAGTAATAATTAACCCATTCGGAACCATTTTTAATCCGGTTTCTCTCACAAGTTTGCTGGAAACAAGTTTGACTTCAAAAAAGGTAACCGCCAGCCGCATGATTGAAAGCCTGGGAATATGGTACCATTACGATTTGCATTCCAGTATTTCGGCTTCCGGCCAGGATAAACTCATCGGGATGATCGAAGAAAAAATGGAGCAGACTGCTCACTTTATCGCCCAGGCCGACTGGATTTTTATAACCATGGGAACCGCCTTTGTTTACCAGTTTCAAGACTCCGGCGAGATCGTGGCTAATTGCCACAAAATGCCTTCCAGGCTATTCACCAAACGATTACTTGAGATACATGAGATTACAGAGGCAGTACATGCTTTATACAATCAATTAATAAAATTACGTCCGCAGGTACGCCTGTTACTGACCGTGAGCCCGGTACGTCATATCAAGGATGGCATTCTTGAAAACCAGGTAAGCAAATCGATACTCCGCCTGGCCTGCCATCAATTAACGCAGCAATTTGACCATATCTATTATTTCCCCAGCTACGAACTGATGATGGATGACCTGCGGGAGTACCGTTTTTACAAACAAGATCTGATTCATCCTTCCGGAATGGCCGAAGAATATATATGGGATAAGTTTGTACACGCATTGGTAGATATACCTACGCAGGCATTCATAAAGGAATGGCAAACTATCAGGCAGGCATTAGCCCATCAGCCTTTTCATCCGGAAACTGCCACCCATCAGCAATTTCTCAGGCAAACCTTAGCTAAATTGAAAGCACTGGCAAATAAAGTGGATCTACAGCAGGAAATTGCTCTGGTGGAAAAACGTATATATGAGTAG